The following nucleotide sequence is from Candidatus Obscuribacterales bacterium.
GATGGGCTACATCAATTTCTAGCCCCACCAGTTCCCCCTCGGCATCTCGAAATCCTAGGGGACGCAGATTGTCTTTCACACCCACAATCAAATAGCCACGCTCCTGGATGACCGACAGCTCGGCAGCCCAGACGGCGGCCGGGAGCAGCGCGCCCACGCCACCAAGGGAAAGGGCGATCGCCATCAATGAACTTAGAGTCAGGCTACGCATGAGAGTTAGGGTCTAGCAACGGGCTTTCGCATTGTAGCAATCCAGGCAAAAGACCACATAAAAAAATGCCATCCCCGACACTTGTTCAGGGATGGTTCACAGTCTCTTCTGTAGCCTTGGGCTTAACGACCCTGGGTGGCTACTTCCACAACCTTGGCAAATCCGGTGGGATCTAAAACCGCCATTTGAGCCAACATTTTGCGGTTGAGCTGAATGTCTGCTTTCTTGAGCTGACCAATCAACTGGCTATAGCTGATGCCATGCTGACGCGCTGCGGCATTGATGCGGGTAATCCACAGACGACGAAAGTCCCGCTTACGGCGACGACGATCGCGGTAGGCGTTACGCAGGGCCTTCATGACCTGTTGGTTAGCCGAGCGGAACAGCTTGGAGTGTGATCCCCGGAAGCCCTTCGCCAATTTTAAGATCTTCTTGCGACGCTTGCGGGCAACGTTCCCGCGCTTAACCCGTACCATAGTTTCAAGTCCTGCGTAACTGTAATAAACGTAAGTTGTCTCTAAACCTATCAGGGGCGATCGCTGCCCTGCTCACGGGATGTAGCCCTCTAGTTCACCATGCCAAGTGTCCGAAACGAGGAACCCTGCCATCTCAAGTTAAATGGAGAGCGATCGCCTATCAAGACGCTGCGCTTAGAGGTAGGGCAACATCATTTCAACGTTCTCAGCATCTCGCTCATTCACCACCACCAACTTCGAGAGGCGGCTCTTGCGGGTGGGTGACTTATGCTGAAGAAGGTGATTCTTAAAGGCTTTACGGCGCACAATCTTTCCACTGCCCGTGCGGCGGAAACGTTTAGCGGCGGCTTTACGGCTTTTGAGTTTGGGCATGGTCTTTGTGAATTCTACACAGTCTTTAATAGTACCTGTTAACCATCCTGATGCGCAAGGGGTTAATAGGACTTTGTACATTCCAGGGTAAACTCTCTCAGTTAGATGCCTGGGCAACGCTTAAAACTAGTATCCATGCTGGGGCTGGCCGCCCGGCTCGTACCGCTAATACACCGCTAATGTCGAGGCTGAACAGCTATTTTTTCTTCTTTCGGGATCCTTTTTTGTCCGACTTAGCTGGACTAACCTGATCGAGGGGGCCGTTAATCAGAGCGTTCAGACCATACACGTGGCGGCTACCGGCCAGGGGAATCAGGGTGATATCCCGTTCATCCCCAGGCTCAAATCGGACAGCGGTGCCAGCGGGAATGTCCAAGCGCATACCCTTGGTGGCTTCCCGGTCAAACTGCAGGGCGGTATTCACTTCAAAGAAATGGAAATGGGAGCCGACTTGGATGGGGCGATCGCCGCTGTTAGCCACCGTTACGGTGAGAGTGGGCATCCCCGCGTTCAGTTCAATGTCGCCGTCGCCTGGAATCAACTCACCGGGGATCATGGTAGATGCAGGAGTGGCGGTCTTTGCTGACTTTTTGGATGTTTTTTTAGCCATGGGGCAAAACCTTAGCGAATCGGATCGTGAACCGTCACCAGCTTGGTGCCATCGGGAAAGGTGGCTTCCACCTGTACCTCGTGGATCATCTCGGCAATGCCCTCCATCACATCGTCGCGGGTGAGCAGCGTGGCACCGTAGCTCATCAAGTCAGCCACGGTGCGACCATCGCGTGCGCCTTCTAGAATGGCGGCGGAAATCAAGGCAACGGCTTCGGGATAATTCAGCTTCAGCCCGCGATCCTTACGCCGCTCGGCCACCAAGGCTGCGGTGAAGATCATCAGCTTGTCTTTTTCTTGGGGAGTCAGTTGCATAGGTGAGGTGAAACCGGCGGGTAGGCAGTGGTTGCAAGAATCATGCCTTAGATGGGGCGCGATCGCAACTACATTGTGTTAAATCGCTATGACGTGAGGTCAGACGACACCGCCACTCGAATGACTTGGGAGAGGGGGCTCTCCACATCGCCGAGCCGGACTTCTGGGGTATTGCTAATCAGAGGGGCCAGGGCCGTGAGCAGCGATCGCAGATGGGGGGTGCTGGCTCCGCTATCTACATACACCCGTTCGGCTAAATTGTTCAGGCGTTTCCAGGTGGTGTACAGCTTGGCAATAGTTTGTTCAAGCTGAGCTGCTTGGTTAACCATATCAGCAGTGGAACTCAGGCATCCCACGCGCAGGGCTTCCTCCAGCGCCGATTCTAAGTCAAGGGGCGTGGTGGTGAGGGCCTGCACTTCGGTAGCGGATTGCAGATACTTGGCCAGGTAGCGAGCTTCGGCGGTGACCTGTTTGACCGTGTCGAGATCTGGGCTGGCCGCCACTTCTTCCTGGAGGGGAGCTTGGTGGGGGGCAGACAGTTTTTCCAGTTCTCGCACTAGGGGAGCGACATAGCGCGTGGGCAGGCTATTGTCGGCGGCCTTTTGCCGAATTTCTGCCGGCAGCAGTTCGGAACTCATGGCTGTCCAGTCATCAGAGAGATGCCGCACTTCCCGGCGGGTAATGTGGTCACCGCGCCGGGCTGCTTCTCCCACCATCTGCTGCACTTCCGGGGCAGATTGAGCCGTTTCCACAAAGGCCCTCTTGCTGAATTGGTTCACATGCTCAGCTTCCAAAAAACCGCCATCAATCAACGTATCAGCGCTATCGGCAACTTCAATCCAGGAATAGGCTTGGCTTTTGCTAATATCTCGTTCCTTGAGCCAGTTGAGAAATCCCGTGCCCCGGCCGTCCCCCGATCGCTTCTCCCGATCGCGCACCGTGCGGAGAATGCGCCCGCGCCAGATATCCGTTTGTAGATCAAAGCGATCGCAAATCTGCCAAGCTTGGGAGACGGTATGTTCAAACTCACTGTCCGACACCTGCTCATCGTGGGGATCAGGGAGATGAAAGCCTAGCTCGACGGCGGTATCCGAGGTGCTGGGGAGGGCGGAGGACATGGGAACGGATTGAACCATAGCTGTGCTTAGAGATAGGGTGATCAAAGACGATAGCCGGATCATTATGCCACGATCTTCCAAATCTCAACGGTGGGATCTGACGGCACACCAAGGGGGGCGATTGCGTCCTGATTAGATGACTCCACCTCTCGAACTGTGGCACACTAGGCTAGTTAGCCCTAGGCAAAGAGGTTAGAGGTGTAAGTACTAACCTGCTGGTCTGACTTGGGCTACGCCAACCTCGATCACATGCCTCAGCGCCTACGATTTTCATGGTTAGAATGTCCTCATCCAATGGTGCCAGTTCCTCGTTGGCGATCGCGTCTCGCTTCCGACGCGCCGTCCAATCGGGGGAATTTCTTATTACCGCCGAGGTGATGCCGCCCAAAGGGGGCGATGCTAGCCGCATGATTGCCATGGCATCGGGGCTCAAAAACCGGGTTCATGCCGTGAATGTCACGGATGGTAGCCGTGCCGTTTTACGCATGTCGTCCCTAGTGGCCTCGGCACTGCTGCACCAACAGGGCATTGAGCCGATCTATCAGGTCGCCTGTCGCGATCGCAATCAAATTGCCCTACAAGCCGATCTGATGGGAGCCCAAGCCCTAGGGCTGCAAAACGTCCTGGCCCTCACGGGTGATCCCATCAAAGCCGGTGATCATCCTAAAGCAAAAGCCGTCTTTGATTTGGAATCCGTGCGCTTGTTGAAGCTAATTGATCAATTGAACCAAGGGCTAGACGCCAATGAGAAATCCTTGCCAGATGGTGCCACCCATCTATTTGCCGGAGCAGCGGTGGATCCCCAAAGCGGCAGTTGGTCGGGGCTGCAGCGCCGATTTGAGCGCAAGTTAGCGGCCGGGGCCCAGTTTTTTCAAAGCCAGTTGATTTCCGACTTCGATCGCCTGGAAAAATTCATGGAGCACATCGCGGCGGGCAGCCAAAAACCGGTGCTAGCCGGCATCTTTTTGCTGAAGTCGGCCAAGAATGCAGAGTTCATCAACCGCAATGTGCCTGGCGTACACATTCCCCAATACTTAATCGATCGCCTAGCCCAAGCCAGCAATCCCCTCCAAGAAGGGATGCATATTGCGGCGGAACAGGTGCAACTAGCCCGCCAGCTTTGCCAGGGTGTTCACATGATGGCGATTAAGCGCGAAGATTTAATTCCCGAGATTCTCGACCTAGCTGGCATTGCCCCGGTAAGCGACTCGGGGAGTGACTTGGGGAGCGATCGCCCCTGCATTCAGGCTCCCGCTCCCTCATCTTGAACATCCCTGCTATCTAATCAGCAGATTTCTGGGACGAGGCCTTCTTCGAGGTCGTAGAGCGGCGACTGGTGGTTTTCTTGGCCGTCGAGGTTTTGCTACTAGACGTCTTGCTACTCTTCGTCGTTTTGCTGCCTTTAGCCGTTGAGGATTTGGTGGTTTTGCTGGTCGATCGCTTGGTTTTGCTCTTGCTGCCCTCCTTCTCGGTCAGCAATCCTACAGCCTGCTCCATGGTCACCGATTCAACCGTGCCCCCCTCTGGCAGCGACACGTTGGTCTTACCGTGCTTGATGTAAGGCCCATAGGGGCCGTCGTAAATATTCACCGGTTCCTGATCCCCTGGGTGCTCTCCCAGCTCCCGCAGGGGTTTGGCGGCTCCCTTGCGACTGCCTCGCCCACGCTTGGGTTCTGCTAACAGCTCCAAAGCCCGCTCTAGGGTAATGGTCAGAACATCATCTTCTTTTTTAAGCGATCGATAGTCTTTGCCGTCTTTGCCCTGGTCATGCACCACATAGGGGCCAAACCGGCCTAAGCTCGCCTTGATCTTCGCGCCGGTATCGGGATGGACACCGAGGAGTCGGGGCAGAGCCAGCAGTCCCGTAGCCATTTCTAGGGTCACCGCTTCAATGGAGACACCTTTGGGTAGCGAAGCACGCTTGGGCTTAGGATTCTCCTCCGTCGCCTCCCCAAGCTGCACGTAGGGGCCGTAGGGGCCAATTAATAGATAGATGGGCTCCCCCGTTTCTGGATCAAAGCCCACCTTATCAGGGCCTTCCGTCTTTTGCCGCAGCAGCAGCTCAACCTGATCCGGATCGAGATCGGCAGGGGTGAGATCTTGGGGAATCGATGCCTTCACCGGGCCATCCTCGTGATCGACTTCGATATAAGCGCCGTATCGACCAATGCGGATCTTGGCATCTAGCCCTTCTAGGGTAATGGAGCGGGCTTCGGTGGGATCAATTTGGTCTTCCTGTTGTTTCACCTGGGTCGCCAAACCCGTCGCGCCTCGATAAAACGAGTCTAGGTAGGGCAACCAACTGGCCGTGCCGGTGGAAATA
It contains:
- the rplT gene encoding 50S ribosomal protein L20 codes for the protein MVRVKRGNVARKRRKKILKLAKGFRGSHSKLFRSANQQVMKALRNAYRDRRRRKRDFRRLWITRINAAARQHGISYSQLIGQLKKADIQLNRKMLAQMAVLDPTGFAKVVEVATQGR
- the rpmI gene encoding 50S ribosomal protein L35 gives rise to the protein MPKLKSRKAAAKRFRRTGSGKIVRRKAFKNHLLQHKSPTRKSRLSKLVVVNERDAENVEMMLPYL
- a CDS encoding urease subunit beta, producing the protein MAKKTSKKSAKTATPASTMIPGELIPGDGDIELNAGMPTLTVTVANSGDRPIQVGSHFHFFEVNTALQFDREATKGMRLDIPAGTAVRFEPGDERDITLIPLAGSRHVYGLNALINGPLDQVSPAKSDKKGSRKKKK
- the ureA gene encoding urease subunit gamma, which produces MQLTPQEKDKLMIFTAALVAERRKDRGLKLNYPEAVALISAAILEGARDGRTVADLMSYGATLLTRDDVMEGIAEMIHEVQVEATFPDGTKLVTVHDPIR
- a CDS encoding methylenetetrahydrofolate reductase, whose translation is MSSSNGASSSLAIASRFRRAVQSGEFLITAEVMPPKGGDASRMIAMASGLKNRVHAVNVTDGSRAVLRMSSLVASALLHQQGIEPIYQVACRDRNQIALQADLMGAQALGLQNVLALTGDPIKAGDHPKAKAVFDLESVRLLKLIDQLNQGLDANEKSLPDGATHLFAGAAVDPQSGSWSGLQRRFERKLAAGAQFFQSQLISDFDRLEKFMEHIAAGSQKPVLAGIFLLKSAKNAEFINRNVPGVHIPQYLIDRLAQASNPLQEGMHIAAEQVQLARQLCQGVHMMAIKREDLIPEILDLAGIAPVSDSGSDLGSDRPCIQAPAPSS